One window from the genome of Drosophila albomicans strain 15112-1751.03 chromosome 2L, ASM965048v2, whole genome shotgun sequence encodes:
- the LOC117564421 gene encoding von Willebrand factor D and EGF domain-containing protein-like translates to MLGYLNLFLIVLFASGLVLAEEYNCIKYANSESDNIPIPVCREECIGRVPDCKPNCYDKCPEHSKCVEPEICKCDKGYVKNGPDTNMTCNPIVCPLNSQIVNDTTCKCFDGYKGDIVEMNAILQSCEPICEPSCPAHSFCASPNKCECDKGYVKNGPDTNMTCNLLVCPSNSQMVNDTTCICRDGYQKVERNAILQSCEPICEPSCPANSFCASPKKFKWLMILLAYVLMATKKSKVFRAANLFANRVAPLIVSAPRQKNVSAFAVMRSMK, encoded by the exons ATGTTGGGGTATCTTAATCTTTTCCTTATTGTACTGTTTGCATCTGGCTTGGTTTTGGCTGAGGAGTACAATTGCATTAAATACGCAAATTCC gaATCTGATAATATCCCGATACCTGTTTGTCGTGAGGAATGCATTGGACGTGTGCCAGATTGTAAGCCAAATTGTTATGATAAGTGTCCTGAGCACAGTAAATGCGTAGAACCTGAAATCTGTAAGTGCGATAAAGGATACGTTAAGAATGGACCTGATACGAATATGACTTGTAACCCAATAGTATGTCCGCTAAACAGTCAAATTGTTAATGATACTACTTGCAAATGTTTTGATGGCTACAAAGGAGATATAGTCGAAATGAATGCGATTCTTCAGAGCTGCGAACCTATTTGTGAACCGAGTTGCCCCGCTCATAGCTTCTGCGCCTCGCCAAATAAATGTGAGTGCGATAAAGGATACGTTAAGAATGGACCTGATACGAATATGACTTGTAACTTATTAGTATGTCCGTCAAACAGTCAAATGGTTAATGATACTACTTGCATATGTCGTGATGGCTACCAAAAAGTCGAAAGGAATGCGATTCTTCAGAGCTGCGAACCTATTTGTGAACCGAGTTGCCCCGCTAATAGTTTCTGCGCCTCGCCAAAGAAAT TCAAATGGTTAATGATACTACTTGCATATGTCCTGATGGCTACCAAAAAGTCGAAAGTCTTCAGAGCTGCGAACCTATTTGCGAACCGAGTTGCCCCGCTAATAGTTTCTGCGCCTCgccaaaaaaatgtaagtGCGTTCGCGGTTATGAGATCGATGAAATGA